The Aurantiacibacter arachoides genome window below encodes:
- a CDS encoding YbaB/EbfC family nucleoid-associated protein, translating into MQNMEEMMRAAQEAATKIQQQMQDAQVKLDSIEVEGSAGGGLVKVRASARGRIIAVSIDDSLFKEEEKTILEDLVTAAFNDARDKADRKAGEHMAEMQQGLGLPPGFNLPGMG; encoded by the coding sequence ATGCAGAACATGGAAGAAATGATGCGCGCGGCGCAGGAAGCCGCCACCAAGATCCAGCAGCAGATGCAGGACGCGCAGGTAAAGCTGGACAGCATCGAGGTCGAGGGCAGTGCCGGCGGCGGTCTGGTAAAGGTCCGCGCCAGCGCGCGGGGCCGCATCATCGCGGTGTCGATCGACGACAGCCTGTTCAAGGAAGAGGAGAAGACGATCCTCGAAGATCTGGTCACCGCTGCCTTCAACGATGCGCGCGACAAGGCGGACCGGAAGGCAGGCGAACACATGGCCGAGATGCAGCAGGGCCTGGGCCTGCCGCCGGGCTTCAACCTGCCGGGCATGGGGTGA
- a CDS encoding energy transducer TonB — protein MLAAAAMYVSPAAAQDSVIGQLSLQPSTPWNVDYAQNSCAIMRGFGPDDQRVLFELRQFVPGGPYRLMVASEHLGSARGDPVVTMTPGETRPLSDARRLRANGMRGVAATLRTSSEPALPDETGELVQVEDAINVEATRAMTFHDTFDRDVALALGDLAPAMEAMRVCLDDLVTELGFDPTALRNVAQAAAPLDQARWAREVSQHFPTAALRAGRDARITASTIVNPQGRIVRCAATNALGDEDFEAVACAAMMEYARLTPALDTAGEPTFGSYTVTIVYTVS, from the coding sequence TTGCTCGCGGCCGCGGCCATGTATGTATCACCGGCAGCGGCGCAGGACTCCGTCATAGGGCAGCTGTCGCTGCAGCCCAGCACGCCGTGGAACGTCGACTATGCGCAAAACAGTTGCGCGATCATGCGTGGATTTGGGCCGGACGATCAACGCGTCCTGTTCGAACTGCGACAGTTCGTGCCCGGTGGCCCATACCGGCTGATGGTCGCCAGCGAGCACCTGGGCAGCGCCCGCGGCGATCCCGTCGTGACAATGACGCCCGGAGAAACCCGACCGCTAAGCGATGCCCGTCGTCTTCGCGCCAATGGAATGCGCGGAGTGGCGGCAACGTTGCGCACCTCATCGGAACCTGCATTGCCCGATGAAACAGGCGAACTTGTGCAGGTTGAAGATGCCATCAACGTCGAAGCAACGCGCGCGATGACCTTTCATGACACTTTCGATCGCGATGTGGCGCTGGCGCTCGGCGATCTCGCGCCTGCAATGGAAGCGATGCGGGTGTGCCTGGACGACCTCGTTACCGAATTGGGATTCGATCCCACCGCCCTTCGCAACGTCGCCCAGGCAGCCGCGCCGTTGGATCAGGCCAGGTGGGCGCGCGAGGTGAGCCAGCATTTCCCGACTGCAGCGCTGCGAGCCGGCAGGGATGCCCGGATCACGGCTTCCACCATCGTTAATCCGCAGGGCCGGATCGTGCGCTGCGCGGCGACCAATGCGCTCGGGGACGAGGATTTTGAGGCGGTCGCCTGCGCTGCCATGATGGAATATGCGCGCCTTACCCCGGCGTTGGATACCGCCGGGGAGCCGACCTTCGGATCCTACACGGTAACGATCGTCTACACGGTGTCCTGA
- the lon gene encoding endopeptidase La codes for MNAYPLLPLRDIVVFPGMVVPLFVGRDKSVAALEAAMEGGRDIFLVAQLDPACDDPERDDVYDIGTVAQVQQMLKLPDGTVRVLVEGQSRAKISDWRVDGDFVLAQTVAVDEATASGSEVAAMMRSALTQFGDYAKASKKMPEDIETELAEIDDAGSLADAIAANLTAKVDAKQQLLAETDALKRLEMVYSLMESELSVQQVERKIRGRVKRQMEKTQREYYLNEQLKAIQSELGGADGEGDELAELTKKIAETKLSKEAREKAESELKKLRGMQPMSAEATVVRNYLDVLLGLPWGKKSKLKKDIAQAQQVLDADHYALEKVKDRIVEYLAVQARTNKLKGPILCLVGPPGVGKTSLGKSIARATGREFIRQSLGGVRDEAEIRGHRRTYIGSLPGKIVSNLKKAGTSNPLFLLDEIDKLGQDFRGDPASALLEVLDPEQNNKFQDHYLELDIDLSDIMFVTTANSLNLPQPLLDRMEIIRLEGYTEDEKVEIAQRHLIDKTVADHGLKAGEFILTEDALRDLIRYYTREAGVRTLEREIARLARKSLRRILEGKTESVIVTPDNLGDFAGVRKFKHGVSEEEAQVGAVTGLAWTSVGGELLTIESVTTPGKGEVKTTGKLGEVMNESVAAAFSFVKARAPAYGIKPSIFQRKNVHIHLPEGAVPKDGPSAGIGMVTSIVSTLTGIAVRPDVAMTGEVTLRGRVLPIGGLKEKLLAALRGGIKTVLIPEENQKDLAEIPANVKEGLEIIPVSHVDQVLEHALTAIPAPIEWTEADDLASQPHAQGVGGGPGAVAH; via the coding sequence ATGAACGCCTACCCCCTCCTCCCCCTTCGTGACATCGTCGTCTTCCCCGGCATGGTCGTGCCGCTGTTCGTGGGTCGCGACAAGTCGGTGGCGGCGCTGGAGGCGGCGATGGAGGGGGGGCGTGACATCTTCCTCGTCGCGCAGCTCGATCCGGCCTGCGACGATCCCGAGCGCGATGACGTCTACGACATCGGCACCGTCGCACAGGTGCAGCAGATGCTGAAACTGCCCGACGGCACCGTCCGCGTCCTGGTGGAAGGCCAGTCGCGGGCGAAGATTTCCGATTGGCGGGTGGATGGCGACTTCGTGCTCGCGCAGACCGTCGCGGTGGACGAGGCGACGGCATCGGGCAGCGAGGTCGCGGCCATGATGCGCAGCGCGCTCACCCAGTTTGGCGACTATGCCAAGGCCAGCAAGAAGATGCCCGAGGACATCGAGACCGAACTTGCCGAGATCGATGATGCCGGCAGTCTGGCCGATGCCATCGCCGCCAACCTGACGGCCAAGGTCGACGCCAAGCAGCAGTTGCTTGCCGAAACCGACGCGCTCAAGCGGCTGGAGATGGTCTATTCGCTGATGGAGAGCGAGCTTTCCGTCCAGCAGGTCGAACGCAAGATCCGCGGCCGCGTGAAGCGGCAGATGGAGAAGACGCAGCGCGAATACTACCTCAACGAACAGTTGAAGGCGATCCAGAGCGAGCTGGGCGGGGCAGACGGCGAAGGGGACGAGCTTGCCGAGCTGACGAAGAAAATCGCCGAGACCAAGCTGTCGAAGGAAGCGCGCGAAAAAGCCGAGAGCGAGCTGAAGAAGCTGCGCGGAATGCAGCCGATGAGCGCCGAGGCGACCGTCGTGCGCAACTATCTCGACGTGCTGCTCGGCCTGCCGTGGGGCAAGAAGAGCAAGCTGAAGAAGGATATCGCGCAGGCCCAGCAGGTGCTGGATGCCGATCATTATGCGCTGGAAAAGGTCAAGGATCGCATTGTCGAGTATCTTGCGGTGCAGGCGCGCACGAACAAGCTGAAGGGGCCGATCCTGTGCCTCGTCGGCCCGCCGGGTGTCGGCAAGACCAGCCTTGGCAAGTCCATCGCCCGCGCGACCGGGCGCGAGTTCATCCGCCAGAGCCTTGGCGGCGTGCGCGACGAGGCGGAAATCCGTGGGCACCGCCGCACCTACATCGGCAGCCTGCCGGGCAAGATCGTGTCCAACCTGAAGAAGGCGGGGACCAGCAACCCGCTGTTCCTGCTCGACGAGATCGACAAGCTGGGGCAGGATTTCCGCGGCGATCCCGCCTCTGCCCTGCTCGAGGTGCTCGATCCCGAACAGAACAACAAGTTCCAGGACCATTACCTGGAACTGGACATCGACCTGTCGGACATCATGTTCGTGACCACGGCCAACAGCCTCAACCTGCCGCAGCCGCTGCTCGATCGCATGGAAATCATCCGGCTAGAAGGCTACACCGAAGACGAAAAGGTCGAGATTGCCCAGCGTCATTTGATCGACAAGACGGTGGCCGATCATGGGCTGAAGGCTGGCGAGTTCATCCTGACCGAGGACGCTCTGCGCGACCTCATCCGCTATTACACCCGCGAGGCGGGTGTCCGCACGCTGGAGCGCGAGATCGCCCGGCTGGCGCGCAAGAGCCTGCGCCGGATTCTCGAGGGCAAGACCGAAAGCGTAATCGTGACGCCCGACAATCTCGGCGACTTTGCCGGGGTGCGCAAGTTCAAGCACGGCGTTTCCGAGGAAGAAGCGCAAGTCGGCGCGGTAACCGGGCTCGCCTGGACATCGGTGGGCGGCGAACTGCTGACCATCGAAAGCGTCACCACGCCGGGCAAGGGCGAGGTCAAGACCACCGGCAAGCTGGGCGAGGTGATGAACGAAAGCGTCGCCGCAGCGTTCAGCTTCGTCAAGGCGCGAGCGCCGGCTTATGGCATCAAGCCGTCGATCTTCCAGCGCAAGAACGTCCACATCCACCTTCCCGAAGGCGCGGTGCCGAAGGACGGGCCAAGCGCAGGCATCGGCATGGTCACGTCCATCGTTTCCACCCTCACCGGCATAGCGGTGCGGCCCGATGTTGCGATGACCGGTGAGGTTACGCTGCGTGGTCGCGTGCTGCCGATTGGCGGGCTGAAGGAAAAGCTCCTCGCGGCGCTGCGCGGTGGGATCAAGACCGTGCTGATTCCGGAGGAGAACCAGAAGGATCTCGCCGAGATACCCGCCAACGTGAAGGAAGGGCTGGAAATCATCCCCGTCTCGCACGTCGATCAGGTGCTCGAACACGCGCTGACCGCAATTCCGGCCCCGATCGAATGGACCGAGGCGGACGATCTCGCCAGCCAGCCGCACGCGCAGGGCGTGGGGGGAGGACCAGGGGCGGTCGCGCACTGA
- a CDS encoding HU family DNA-binding protein — protein sequence MNKNELIGAVADSSGLSRNDATKAVEAVFDTIQSTLKKGDEVRLVGFGTFSTARRKASTGRNPRTGEPMTIKASTQPKFKAGKGLKDSVN from the coding sequence ATGAACAAGAACGAACTGATCGGTGCTGTCGCGGATTCGAGCGGCCTGTCGCGCAACGATGCGACGAAGGCCGTCGAAGCCGTGTTCGACACGATCCAGAGCACGCTCAAGAAGGGTGACGAGGTTCGGCTGGTCGGGTTCGGAACATTCTCGACCGCTCGGCGCAAGGCGTCGACCGGACGCAACCCGCGCACCGGTGAACCGATGACGATCAAGGCATCGACGCAGCCGAAGTTCAAGGCCGGCAAGGGCCTGAAGGATTCGGTCAACTAG
- the rlmB gene encoding 23S rRNA (guanosine(2251)-2'-O)-methyltransferase RlmB, whose protein sequence is MGVLAGERPTSEEYMAKDNKRALRGRAGRMQGGRGSGRASKGAVRLWGRHAVEAALNNPDRHHRKLWATLEGLDSLDGELPADFPLERAEVADLARLVARDAPHQGLVLECDPLDDLHLSDVLAGDADRPIVVLDQVTDPHNVGAILRSAAAFNAAAIVTQDRHAPPESGVIGKSASGALEIVPWVRVVNLARALEEIAEAGYWRIGLAGEAEANFAEALPTGPVALVLGAEGEGMRHNVGQHCDALARLPISAAMESLNVSNAAAIALYAIATRAVG, encoded by the coding sequence ATGGGCGTGCTGGCAGGGGAGCGGCCGACTAGCGAGGAATACATGGCGAAGGATAACAAGAGAGCATTGCGCGGGCGCGCCGGCAGGATGCAGGGCGGGCGTGGATCCGGTCGCGCGTCCAAGGGTGCCGTGCGCCTGTGGGGCCGCCATGCCGTGGAGGCGGCGCTCAACAACCCCGATCGCCATCATCGCAAGCTTTGGGCGACGCTCGAAGGGCTCGACTCGCTTGATGGCGAACTGCCCGCCGACTTCCCGCTCGAGCGGGCGGAGGTCGCCGACCTGGCGCGCCTGGTGGCGCGCGATGCGCCGCACCAGGGCCTGGTGCTGGAATGCGATCCGCTAGACGACCTGCATCTGTCCGATGTCCTGGCCGGCGATGCCGATCGCCCGATTGTCGTGCTCGACCAGGTGACCGATCCGCACAACGTCGGCGCAATCCTGCGTTCGGCCGCGGCCTTCAATGCCGCCGCCATCGTCACCCAGGATCGGCATGCCCCGCCCGAAAGCGGCGTCATCGGCAAGAGCGCCTCTGGCGCGCTGGAAATCGTGCCTTGGGTGCGCGTGGTGAACCTTGCCCGCGCGCTGGAGGAGATCGCCGAAGCCGGATACTGGCGCATCGGCCTTGCCGGCGAGGCGGAGGCGAACTTTGCCGAAGCGCTGCCCACCGGACCAGTCGCCCTGGTGCTCGGCGCGGAGGGCGAAGGGATGCGGCACAACGTCGGCCAGCATTGCGACGCGCTCGCCCGCCTGCCTATCAGCGCCGCCATGGAAAGCCTCAACGTCTCGAACGCAGCCGCCATCGCGTTGTATGCCATCGCCACGCGGGCGGTGGGCTAG